The following nucleotide sequence is from Mytilus trossulus isolate FHL-02 chromosome 9, PNRI_Mtr1.1.1.hap1, whole genome shotgun sequence.
CAGTATTTACAACATGCCACCTACATGTACCTATTATATAAAACCACACATCTGTCACAAGAGTTTATTCAGTCAGATTTAGAGTCTTTTATTGGCATTTTGTTTGTGGCTTCATTGACCACAACAGgttgttttacaaaaaactataaCGCCTATTTGATTATATTGTTTTCATCTTATACCAATATTTGTACAGATTTATGaaacttttaataatttcatcaaTAAAGTATTTCTAGgaaattgattatttatattagctacaaattaaatttttgtaatgtggtgaatattttgtaaagaaaaataagtaactgcattttgaaattaaaatttttggaaattgaattttttatgtttttatatatataatgtccataaaattgaaatgtataGTGAAATTATAATCTTCTATCTTAAAACAGCATAAGTTGTTTTAATACTACAGTTTATACCGAACATCAAAATTAAAGACAACTCAAATGAAGTTGATCACTGGAGCATCTGAAACACCCTGCCCCCCTTTTTAGGTCAGTAAGTGGGTCCCCTttataaaagttgtatatcCGCCACTGCTAAAATTGTCTTTAATTAGCCTGTAAACCAATTCAAAGGAAATAACCAACAGcctatttaaaacaattaacttttttaaacaaatataacagacaAGAACTAACAACAACTAAACTACTGAACTGAGGCTCTtaacttgggacagacacataaactatttttattcagtagatatatatttatagaaattttgcaagattaaataataattttcaataatattaggTGCAATAAGTGTTACCTTGagaaaaaagttttcaaaatgaataatagcaatgtttaacttttcaaaaataaaattaaagtaaattgaattttaaatttcttactGCTTTGGTCGTCCCAGTTTATATTCTCTGAGTTGTCGTCTTGCTCCATTGCTTCTTTACAATAtccgttaaaaaaaattatcacctCACAAACAGTTCACAATTATCACTTTCTTTTATACTCCATTGAACTTTTTATAATCCAGATATATATTTCAACGTCTGTTTCAAATATGTAAAAGTAGATCAcaggtaaaatgtatataaacttTACTTATAGATGTCCCAAGCTGAGTAACTTAACATTTTATGGAGTACTGTTATAAAATTGATGTTGAAAACTTCATGAAAAGTACATAAAACTACAGGCACCCATCCAATGCAGTCTAATTTAGTGCATAGATGATCGGATCCAGGTTTAATTTACATGcatgtacaaatttattttaaaagatcatcAAGCAGAAACTGTTGTCAAAATACTTATAAACTTTTTGTATTCCTCTAGGATGTATGTTTCAGTGTTGATTTCAACTTTCAGAAGTTTATTTTTCACTAAAACCTCAAAGCAAGTCAAAGgttttattacatttgatagttgacatattttaaactttccatctctaaaaaaaatagtaatgtCATCAAAATTCTAATCAGCAATGTTTACTTCAATAAagaatgtttatttcaatgtatgTTTCCAACTTACAAAGTAATTTACATAAGTCAATTAATCTCTAACTAGGTATTTTATCATCACATAAACCAGGTCCAAATTAGGAACCAAAATTAttcactttatttttaatactgCAAGTTGATTTCTCCAATTTCTTCTGaattatttcttttcaattcTTCAGTGAATTGAGTTTTTCTATTCTTCTGAATTATTTATTTCCCATTTAtccatgaaatattttattccacttaatcattaaatatttttttcccttttttctgTGAATTAATATTTTCCATTCCAtctataaattaagttttttcCATTTCTTTTAAGACTTGATTATTCCATCTAACTATACACTCTATCAGAAATTAGTTATATCATGTTTAGGCAGAATTAATTAATACCTACTGAATTAATAATTAAGGTATGTAGTATTTGGGTAATCGCTAATCAAGATCACATTTATCAAGGATGCATTATAACATTAACTGGTCAATAGTACAGAGTATGGTCAATAGGACATCAATGTCAACAAAGTATTTGACCAGTCAGATAAAACtttgtaaatattcaaattccaCATGCATTCTTCTGATTTAACTCTCAACATTCAGATTGagattcataaaaaatattcgGAGATCAAATTCATTCATCAGGCCTTAACAGATTTAAAGGTATGGATCATattcatgtttaaaaatatataattattaacatTAAATGAAACCAGCTAATGTTACATCAAGAAGAAATAAAAGTGAGATGATTTTGTATCTTAGGTTAGTTCGTTTACATTAGTTTCAATTTCGTCGTAGGCCttaatttatacatttgtataatactctcctaaaaatagaaaagaataaGATGTTTCACGGTTTAATCTTAGGTCATGTCAAATGTGAAGGGGTAATCCAcagggttccaactacatgtccccattcaaatgcattgatcgtccaaaaaaaaggggagTATGAACCCAAAGGAACCCCCCTTCCTCCTGGATCGACCACTGgtacaatttacaaaagtaatGTCAAAAACAAGACTGGTGTCACTACCTCGCTCAGACTGGTGATGACCATCAGTTGAACAAATTTTGAGtacacaggcaaaatttgctcacatgaatttcacatgaaaaatATCACGTGAGATTCACCTCAATCGAGCTTATACATAAAACTCACATGAaaattttcatgtgaatttcacgtgaaatttacaacccaaaaaaatgatatttttcatgaatttgattaaggtggtacctaacactacagggagataactctgtaaaatcagctaaacgttttaattacgttgtgttgttaagggaatattaagcttcttaatgatcaaaataagtgtttgtcaaactgctatataaccagtgtcatttttctgataaaacggttggttcaaattttttaaagtttttatatttttgtcaaagggtcaaagtaaatactttgttaaaatttcaagaaaattaaacgagccaaattaattttagttcaagTGTTGGCATCAGGAACCAATGACCTTGAGAATGCAATAATGTCAAAGTTTTAAGGCCATCATCGTCCAACAGCGTTTCAAAGTGAGCCTGGACGAATGTAAGTTTTACAAAAGGAAAacctttcatttatttttgaaatttatatatttgtaaataatataacaGATACAGTGGTTTTGTTTGATGGAAAATAAATTATACTACTTTAAAATTGATCTGTATCAACACTTTATATTAACAGATGTCGAGCGTAACtgaaaaacatagaaaatttgttaatacAGCGATGGAAATGTCCAACATTTGTAATGTTCCAGGCATTGGATATGCTTCTGCTGAAAAGCTAGGAAATAATGGATATTTCTtggtaaataattttaaatgttgaatcttgatatatattttcatgaGTATAAATTCATGCTGGTCATCTATGACCAGATGCTTTACCATAATTAGAcaataatatcagattattatcagccctaggttcaatatcaacCCAAGAGctgcatggctcgagggctgatattgaccgagggctgataatacatgcgatatgaaaaatgacatgttatgatctttttatcatatgcttcaattacaatggagaaaaataaccgattcatatattgatccttttacaTGTTTCCCTAAGAGAAGTTCAAAGATTGAAAAGTTCCAAACGTCGGACCCAAAATTAAGTACAATTcgatatgaaatatttctatcatatacatattttaatatagacgaatcgacaaaaatatacataatgaacactgttttggaaaagtcaacttttttaaagtaactttataaattatgtttgaaacttatttattcaataattcGTTTgttaggttgtttttttttattattattttacacaatatactttccagtatcaaaataattgttttgtgcactactttgtaatgtttttcatacaaaacgtagcattgaggtgtattttacGGAATTTGCCGAGGAGTaccggaatgccatgcgataatgttacggaaaggcatgtgataacaatcgaagcatgtgataaacttttcatataagcccgctaagcaccaattcgaaaaaaaaaaagaaatttacgTTAACTTAATGCTATTATCATTcagtaaaaatattatgtaatttagtctattattattaaaagtatatgaTAAgtgaatataatatatatattttagttttactccttatttttaacttaattattttgttatatctaaATTGCACacaaactattttaataattcattCCTTATTTCAGGCCTGTCAGCTTTTTATGAGGTATTTACAATTAGAAGGTAGTCAATTTACAGGTTGGCTACAAGGAATAACAGGAAATAAGAAGGATGCAGATCAGGCATATATTGCTCTGGAAGAGTGGCATAAACAGTTTGGTTCCCATAAGggaaaagttgaaaatgttgACCAGACACAATAGacttaaatgtatgtaaaataaatgtttgtaagaatcttttatagttttatatttgtatatacaattatcaattcaattttcaattcaattcaattcaattcaaagttttattgccatataaactttacagtttgtgacatataacaacaacaaaaacaaataaaagacaataactaagtaactcaatatatatacacaaattcaggtaaatattaaagggtcccctgtcctcaggtccattgacttttttataaaggatcctagtttattcacttgtgttggtgttgatgggttaagtatatatataactttgtcattgtcagtgagattagcaaataaattactttctctattaatgcaatcaaaatatgttaatctaATATTGAATTATGAGAACAATTTATTAGGAAATGTTTCTCATCATCTAGTACTTTACATTTTTTGCAAAGTCTCTCTTCGCGaggaattttaaaatgcctccctttttcaattaataatgaatggtcactgattctaagttttgtaattaattttctaaattcaaagtttgggttAGAGAGGTAAGGTTTGATCAATAGATTTGGCTCAAgtgctttataaaaatttaatttacttttatcatcaatagatgttaacttatttatCAACAGGTTGTTGTAGTATGAGTTTATTTGGGGTTTAATatagcttttaatattttttaaatgttttaaattatcacaGGTTTTTAGTCTATCTATATCAATGTTAGATTCAGAAAGAATATCTTTTGCAAAAGTGAACCATGAATAGGTGCCACTAGAATCCAAAGTTTTAGTTAATTGAAAAGATTCATGTAATAAGGGATTCAAATTTGAGGTGAAAAGCCTTgctaaatacatatatataatagtttGGGTTTTTATATGACATTCAAAAGGCAGTCTTCCCAATTCGTTCCTTGTACCAAAATTTGAGGCACTCTTGTTAGTGCCAAGGGTAAACTTGCAATACCCAAGATGCAAGTTTTCTATTGGAGTcttgtcaataaaattaaatgggtCCACAATTTTTCCAGAAACCAAAGCTCTTTTTTTAGCtttgaaatatgttatatatgagTCCAAATATGTTATTTCAGAATTATAAGTCAATATAGGTCTCACTAAGGTGTCAAATAAGTTATTTGACACTCTGATAGGAAGGCTGCCAAGAGAATTAGTATATGTTTTAATAGAGAACAAAaccttttttgccttttttgttaATTCAGCTGTACTATGACTAAGATTaccatttgatttaatcagcAGACCCAAGTAAGGATATTCTGAAAcattctctatttttttgtttttatatacaagtATAGATGTTTCAGGCTTTTGCTTTGTTGTTGAAAAGaccatacttttttgttttatttatgtttagagAAAGCTGCCagttttcacaaaacatggacACTTTATTTAGACTATTTTGGAGACCCTCCTTAGATTCTGATAGTAAAAGCAGATCATCAGCAAACAGGAGGGAGCCTAGTTTACTATTTATAAGCTCCAGTGGACTTGAGTTGTCATCTTCCAAACCTTTAgtgatatcatttataaaaatattgaacaaagtAGGACTTAATGAATCCCCTTGTTTCACACCTCTAGTAATGTCAAAATAGTCAGAAATGTGATCTTTATGTTTTAAAGaggattttgtatttaaatattgttgttttattactCTGTAAAAAAACTTTCCTACTCCCATTTTGCATAATTTATACAGAAGGGCTGTCCTCCATACAGAGTCAAATGCCTTTCTTAAGTCAATGAagcatgcatatatttttttgttatttttgtgtatatatttattaattaaagattttaatatgaaaatactaTCAGCAGTTCTGTGGTTTTCTCTGAAGCCAAATTGACAGTTATTCAGCTGTTTATCCACAACTGTGATTAATCTAATATTGAGTACAGCATTGAATATTTTAGGAAGATTACTGATTAAAGATATACCTCTctattatcaaaaacaaaacctcttcattatttcatatttaaattaagGGCTCAGCTAAAATAAGTGACTGTTAATTATCAggccaaaaaaaacaacttacaaATACTTGATTCATGCTTCTGTAAATTGACAAAACAAACTTAGATGAATTTACAACACATTCTACATAAGTTATcggagttatttccccttctatgactaaaattgaaaaaaaaacaagaatgtgtccacagtacacggatgccccacttgcactatcattttctatgtttagtggaccctgaaattggaataaattctttaatttaaattagaatgatcttatcaaagaaAACTTGTAtgctaagtttcaagttgattggacttctactttatccaaaactaccttgaccaaaaactttaaccttgaAGCAAGACAGACCGACGAACGAACTGACGGACCAACGGACGGACGGATGAACAGACAGATGAACGGAcgcagaccagaaaacataatgcccctctactatctactatcgtaggtggggcataataaattaaacaaatctgTATCAtagtaattataattatttaaaacaagtgaaactgcgagctactgctcactgatgatacccccgctgcaagtggataatattaatagtgtaaaaatatgcaagtgttcggtaaacaggaagttgtcaagtgatgaatctgaaaacgcatcacacggtatagctgacttatataaatcctgaaaccaaatttcagaaatccttgtattgtagttcctgagaaaaatgtgacaaaacatgaagttgtcaagtgatcaatctgaaaacgcctcacacggtatagctgacttatataaaccctgaacccaaatttcagaaatccttgtattgtagttcctgagaaaaatatgatgaaaaatattcatgggacggatgGACTGACTGacagaaggacagacagaggtaaaacagtataccctcccccctttttttaaagcgggggtatgaTAATACAGACAGATTGGATTGTTGTCTGTTACTTCACAATTTAAGATGGCAGAAGTCACACCTTCATTGAAATATTATCATGTACCTTTTATCAACAGCTGAATATCTAGTCTTTTTTAAGTGTTGCAGTTTAAGAGTAAATACTTAAAAAAGTTTGGTTTAGGAACAAATTAGACCATATAAAAAGAATTTGATTCTGAGTAGAATTAATATCTCCCCTTATTTTCCCCAGCAGTGGTTGACATATCTCTACATTTGTATTAGATTTACCACCATTAAGaagattattttgaataaaactgtCTACAAAATAGGTTAAATTTATAGTTTAATGcttgattattatttttcagaG
It contains:
- the LOC134684238 gene encoding uncharacterized protein LOC134684238 encodes the protein MHSSDLTLNIQIEIHKKYSEIKFIHQALTDLKMSSVTEKHRKFVNTAMEMSNICNVPGIGYASAEKLGNNGYFLACQLFMRYLQLEGSQFTGWLQGITGNKKDADQAYIALEEWHKQFGSHKGKVENVDQTQ